A single Natranaerobius thermophilus JW/NM-WN-LF DNA region contains:
- a CDS encoding PRC-barrel domain-containing protein, translated as MRKNEVVSLPVISIDTGKAFGKVIDIILDVNKKAVTSIMFGEGKFFSNRPSHLVSLDNVQTIGPYAVTIPSEHVILQQGETEWEREHLEKSPIGKKVISDHGEFLGICNDYQFNFPGGQLDSLILSKSKRAEQLFEVPAQQIVTLGTDYIIMSYYEQESTLNTSPVTPQSDIPDYQEPDQLIGKIATQTVQDGQGGVIIFEGEKITPEVVDLATHHNVLKTLAFVANDQQTPPRFAQQASTPGAQYSDARQRYEPDQEWQTRLKEILDQAGGDIEEKLKGFLINKKPAYNVVSQDGHIIKEKGQPIEISDIEQLRDRNDLMRLAASITATEIDDFITSLEQKFQRLMKN; from the coding sequence ATGAGAAAAAATGAAGTTGTTTCTTTACCTGTAATATCCATTGATACTGGTAAAGCCTTCGGTAAAGTCATTGATATAATCCTTGATGTGAACAAAAAGGCCGTCACAAGTATTATGTTCGGTGAAGGTAAGTTCTTTTCTAATCGCCCATCACATCTTGTCAGTCTAGATAATGTTCAAACCATTGGACCCTATGCCGTTACTATTCCCAGTGAACACGTAATTTTACAACAAGGAGAAACGGAATGGGAAAGGGAACATTTAGAAAAATCTCCTATTGGTAAAAAAGTTATCTCAGATCACGGAGAGTTTTTAGGAATTTGTAACGATTATCAGTTTAATTTTCCAGGAGGTCAATTGGATAGCTTAATCCTATCCAAAAGCAAAAGAGCTGAACAGCTTTTTGAAGTTCCAGCCCAACAGATTGTCACATTAGGTACTGATTACATCATCATGTCTTATTATGAACAAGAGTCCACATTAAATACCAGCCCGGTGACACCACAATCTGATATTCCCGACTATCAAGAACCAGATCAATTAATCGGCAAAATAGCTACCCAAACTGTTCAGGATGGTCAAGGAGGAGTAATCATTTTTGAAGGTGAAAAAATTACACCAGAGGTCGTTGACTTGGCTACACATCATAATGTTTTAAAGACCTTGGCATTTGTAGCTAACGATCAGCAAACTCCACCAAGATTCGCCCAACAAGCTAGCACCCCGGGAGCACAGTACTCAGATGCAAGGCAGAGATACGAACCTGATCAGGAGTGGCAGACCCGACTCAAAGAAATACTAGACCAGGCCGGTGGTGATATTGAAGAAAAGCTGAAAGGCTTTTTAATTAACAAAAAACCCGCTTATAATGTGGTATCTCAAGATGGCCACATAATCAAAGAAAAAGGGCAACCAATTGAAATCAGTGATATCGAACAGTTAAGGGATAGAAATGATTTAATGCGCTTGGCTGCATCTATTACAGCTACTGAAATTGATGATTTTATCACATCCTTAGAACAGAAATTTCAACGATTAATGAAAAATTAA
- the tsaE gene encoding tRNA (adenosine(37)-N6)-threonylcarbamoyltransferase complex ATPase subunit type 1 TsaE, whose product MNINTIEERQTISIAEQLAALLGPGDIVLLTGDLGAGKTTFTKGIAQGLDIDEPVTSPSFTLMNQYSGSIPLYHFDLYRIEDPEEFLELGIEEFLYGKGISVVEWSEKLPELPNSYLQVSLKLGADPEGRQIIIEPYGGYYQELVSKLRQEVFSDEGTRN is encoded by the coding sequence ATGAACATAAATACCATAGAAGAGCGGCAGACCATCTCAATAGCCGAACAACTTGCAGCATTACTCGGTCCGGGAGATATTGTTCTATTGACAGGAGATTTAGGTGCTGGAAAAACCACTTTTACTAAAGGAATAGCTCAGGGCTTGGATATTGATGAACCAGTTACAAGTCCAAGCTTTACATTAATGAATCAGTATTCGGGTTCTATACCTTTATATCATTTTGATTTATACCGTATAGAAGATCCGGAAGAATTTTTGGAACTCGGTATTGAGGAATTTTTATATGGAAAAGGGATTTCTGTAGTTGAATGGAGTGAAAAGCTACCTGAGTTACCAAATAGTTATCTACAGGTGAGCTTGAAACTTGGAGCTGACCCTGAAGGCAGACAAATAATAATCGAACCCTATGGGGGATATTACCAAGAACTGGTATCAAAATTGAGACAAGAGGTGTTTAGTGATGAAGGTACTCGGAATTGA
- the tsaB gene encoding tRNA (adenosine(37)-N6)-threonylcarbamoyltransferase complex dimerization subunit type 1 TsaB — MKVLGIDTATKTCCVALIDGNKLMGEFILNNFQTHSERLMPLIDKLLDSLGIKIDEIEGIAVSRGPGAFTGLRIGIGTAQGLAMGNEIPLVGVSTLDALAYQRATLGYICPIMDAKKQELYTSLYYVNEKEIEQVWDYSIMKPKDLIAELNNDLTDRDIITFVGDGFSPYKEELLSDVVASVNYSTGDLELNRGFSIARLGLNKINVGEGCAPEELTPLYLRKSEAERKREEEDNG, encoded by the coding sequence ATGAAGGTACTCGGAATTGACACTGCCACTAAAACATGTTGTGTTGCATTAATAGACGGGAATAAATTGATGGGTGAATTTATACTGAATAATTTCCAAACACATTCGGAGCGGTTAATGCCGTTGATTGATAAATTATTAGATAGTTTAGGAATTAAGATTGATGAAATAGAAGGTATCGCTGTTTCGAGAGGACCAGGTGCCTTTACCGGGCTGAGAATTGGTATTGGAACTGCCCAAGGGCTTGCCATGGGAAATGAGATTCCCTTAGTGGGAGTAAGTACCTTAGATGCCCTGGCTTATCAAAGGGCAACTTTGGGATATATATGTCCGATTATGGATGCAAAAAAGCAGGAATTGTACACTTCACTATATTATGTTAATGAAAAAGAGATTGAACAGGTTTGGGACTACAGCATCATGAAACCTAAAGATTTGATAGCGGAGCTGAATAATGATTTAACAGACAGGGATATCATTACCTTTGTCGGAGATGGTTTTTCTCCTTATAAGGAAGAGCTGTTATCAGATGTAGTTGCTTCTGTAAATTATAGTACTGGTGACCTAGAACTTAACAGGGGATTTTCTATAGCCCGTCTTGGTTTAAATAAAATAAATGTTGGGGAAGGTTGTGCTCCGGAGGAATTGACTCCTTTATACTTAAGAAAATCTGAAGCAGAAAGGAAGCGGGAGGAAGAAGATAATGGCTAG
- the rimI gene encoding ribosomal protein S18-alanine N-acetyltransferase → MASRDLFPEFRIRAMTQDDLDQVLEIEGQSFNSPWSENAFRHELQENFLATYLVFEDINSNLQPTIFAYGGYWLIRTDAHITNVAVSPNYRGLGAGKLVVEALLEHAKNRGANKATLEVRKTNTVAKKLYQALGFKIYGIRPNYYRDNNEDALIMYKSMENNH, encoded by the coding sequence ATGGCTAGCAGAGACTTATTTCCAGAATTTAGAATTAGGGCAATGACCCAAGATGATTTAGATCAGGTACTAGAAATTGAAGGACAGTCTTTCAATTCTCCCTGGTCTGAGAATGCTTTTCGCCATGAATTACAAGAAAACTTTCTCGCTACATATCTGGTTTTTGAGGATATAAATAGTAATTTGCAACCAACTATTTTTGCCTATGGAGGATACTGGTTAATTAGAACAGATGCCCATATCACAAATGTGGCAGTTTCTCCTAACTACCGTGGATTAGGTGCAGGTAAGTTGGTAGTGGAAGCTCTATTAGAACATGCCAAGAATAGAGGAGCCAATAAAGCAACCCTAGAGGTCAGAAAAACCAATACTGTTGCTAAAAAGTTATACCAGGCTTTAGGTTTTAAAATCTATGGGATTAGGCCTAATTATTATCGTGATAACAACGAGGATGCTTTAATAATGTATAAAAGTATGGAGAATAACCATTAG
- the tsaD gene encoding tRNA (adenosine(37)-N6)-threonylcarbamoyltransferase complex transferase subunit TsaD, with protein METQRETVYILGIETSCDETAVSVVSNGQKVLSNVVSSQTDVHSLYGGVVPEIASREHSKLLPPLVSKAVDEAGLNMNDINAIAVTQGPGLVGPLLVGVSFAKSLAYSLKIPLIPVNHIKAHLYANFILADDDKDSNLPSFPLIALIVSGGHTNLYYLYDHDNWKLLGRSRDDASGESFDKIARALDLGYPGGPAVEKEAQKGQPNVDFPKPKLENEYDFSFSGLKSAVLNYLNRKKMKGEQYSSSDICASFQQVVVDSLVEKTISAARDNQVDTIVLAGGVSANGQLRANFKETTAGEGINLFLPRLEYCTDNAAMIAALGYHNYRRGWIASLDLNAVPNLSP; from the coding sequence ATGGAAACTCAAAGAGAAACTGTATATATTCTAGGAATCGAAACTTCATGTGACGAAACAGCAGTTTCTGTAGTCTCAAATGGTCAGAAGGTTTTAAGTAATGTAGTTAGCTCTCAAACCGATGTTCATTCCTTATATGGAGGGGTGGTTCCAGAAATAGCTTCAAGGGAACATTCAAAATTGCTTCCTCCACTGGTGAGTAAGGCCGTTGACGAAGCAGGGTTAAATATGAATGATATCAATGCCATAGCTGTTACTCAAGGTCCTGGACTGGTTGGCCCACTATTAGTTGGTGTATCGTTTGCTAAATCTTTAGCATATTCTCTAAAGATACCTCTAATTCCCGTTAACCATATTAAAGCACATCTATATGCCAATTTTATACTTGCTGACGACGATAAAGATTCAAACTTACCTAGTTTCCCTTTAATTGCTTTAATAGTTTCAGGAGGCCATACTAATCTTTACTATTTGTATGATCACGATAATTGGAAGCTTCTGGGGCGCAGTAGAGACGATGCTTCCGGTGAGTCCTTTGACAAAATTGCTAGAGCTTTAGACCTGGGATATCCGGGTGGACCAGCTGTTGAAAAGGAAGCTCAAAAGGGCCAACCTAATGTTGATTTTCCGAAACCTAAGCTAGAAAACGAATACGATTTTAGTTTCAGTGGTTTGAAAAGTGCTGTATTGAATTATTTGAACCGGAAAAAAATGAAAGGTGAACAATACAGTAGCTCTGATATATGCGCAAGTTTTCAACAGGTGGTTGTTGACTCACTTGTGGAGAAAACAATCTCTGCGGCTCGGGATAATCAGGTTGATACTATAGTTCTAGCGGGAGGAGTTTCTGCTAATGGACAGTTAAGAGCGAATTTTAAGGAAACAACTGCTGGAGAGGGAATAAATTTATTTCTTCCTAGACTGGAGTACTGTACTGATAATGCAGCCATGATAGCTGCACTGGGTTATCATAACTATCGTCGTGGCTGGATTGCTTCCCTGGATCTGAATGCGGTCCCCAATTTGAGTCCATAA
- the murC gene encoding UDP-N-acetylmuramate--L-alanine ligase has translation MLKGFKKIHFIGIGGYGMSALAQVLIEEGYQVSGSDISSSSRIDFLKELGVEIYLSHKAENINSVDLVIYSTAIPGDNPELLAAKQRGISLWHRSELLAELINSRYGIAITGAHGKTTTTSMLSLILEEASADPTCIIGGELPNFGSNARVGDSEYVVAEACESDHSFLRYSPQIAVITNIEADHLEHYNGSFDQLLKSYRQFIENIDDSGKVFIYSECEYHDYLLEGMSKNCKTFGFSQDADFRATDLKLNKGTTEFTIESDLADSFKVELMVPGEHNILNALAAASVALDLKISPTAIKRALQKFTGAKRRFMEIGQLQGATIVDDYAHHPTEIKATLKTAQEQSDNKVIAIFQPHRFTRTQYFMDDFASSFEEADTVILHKVFAAGEDEIPGANSKNLKDKIKENVPGLEVYVTDDMEDIAEIVSNIVDKGDYVITMGAGDIWKVAHWLVDEDYQKQLNSEG, from the coding sequence ATGCTAAAGGGCTTTAAAAAGATACATTTTATAGGAATTGGTGGATACGGAATGAGTGCTTTGGCCCAGGTGCTTATCGAAGAAGGTTATCAAGTATCGGGTTCTGATATATCAAGTTCTTCCAGAATTGATTTTTTGAAAGAACTGGGAGTTGAAATTTATCTATCCCATAAAGCTGAAAACATAAATAGTGTAGATCTTGTCATATATTCTACGGCAATTCCTGGGGATAATCCTGAATTGTTGGCGGCTAAACAACGGGGTATTTCTTTGTGGCACAGATCGGAGTTATTGGCAGAATTAATAAATTCCAGATATGGGATTGCCATTACTGGTGCCCATGGAAAAACTACTACCACTTCAATGTTATCACTGATTCTCGAAGAAGCTTCTGCTGATCCCACCTGTATAATTGGAGGAGAACTACCAAACTTTGGAAGCAATGCGAGAGTGGGTGATAGTGAGTATGTAGTAGCAGAAGCCTGTGAAAGTGACCATTCTTTCTTAAGGTATAGTCCTCAAATAGCAGTTATCACAAACATTGAAGCAGACCATTTAGAACACTATAATGGCAGTTTTGATCAACTTTTAAAATCCTATAGACAATTCATAGAAAATATCGACGATTCTGGGAAGGTATTTATCTATTCTGAATGTGAATACCATGATTACTTATTAGAAGGAATGTCTAAGAACTGTAAAACATTTGGCTTTTCCCAGGATGCTGATTTTAGGGCTACGGATCTTAAGTTAAACAAAGGTACGACAGAGTTTACTATTGAAAGTGACCTTGCTGATAGCTTTAAAGTAGAATTAATGGTTCCAGGAGAGCACAATATTTTAAATGCACTTGCAGCTGCTTCTGTAGCTTTGGATTTAAAGATTTCTCCCACTGCAATAAAAAGAGCATTACAAAAATTTACCGGTGCCAAGCGTAGATTCATGGAAATTGGTCAACTTCAAGGTGCTACTATAGTGGATGATTATGCACATCATCCCACAGAAATAAAAGCAACCTTAAAAACTGCTCAAGAACAAAGCGATAATAAAGTGATTGCAATTTTTCAACCCCATCGCTTTACTAGGACTCAATATTTTATGGATGATTTTGCAAGTTCCTTTGAAGAAGCTGATACTGTCATTCTTCATAAAGTTTTTGCTGCCGGTGAAGACGAAATTCCAGGTGCGAATTCGAAAAACCTTAAGGATAAGATTAAAGAAAATGTACCTGGTTTAGAAGTTTACGTGACTGATGACATGGAAGATATAGCCGAAATTGTGTCTAATATTGTAGATAAAGGTGACTATGTAATAACTATGGGTGCTGGTGATATTTGGAAAGTTGCCCATTGGCTGGTTGACGAAGATTATCAAAAGCAACTTAACAGTGAAGGTTAA
- a CDS encoding DUF512 domain-containing protein, with protein sequence MCYQSPMDQFYNEIITTISQNNILPLGSGCNLNCVFCSNKQNPDQLQTFSLPYLSVKKIKELLDFLDPTKKIIIGESATRITEGEPFVNPDILEILTLIRKKFKDTTIQITTNGSFLDRDKIEFLKSLEPLELNISVNGLKAEDRYYLMGDTGQEDFKFILEQLAVNNIDYHGSTVWIPQILDENQLEDLITHLEFYGAKSCRVFIPGYTRFSTKNYQITSNMEQTMKKALSKINQKVNYPVLIEPPDITDLNCIVEGIIPDSAATHSGLMTGDQILAVDSDPVASRVDGFNKLKERANPQVTVLRDGVKFDCEIPKVAKEPSGIAVNFDISWEVIDKINKVAQKYPRNSVTKILVSELGYNPIKLALNQLNEDLAKEVQIVKNSSFGGNIRCAGLLTVADFRKKLNNLLTKGYSKHKDIDIKQLILPAKPFENGLDLFGMHYKDLEKEFNVTVDLLT encoded by the coding sequence ATGTGTTATCAGAGCCCTATGGATCAGTTTTATAATGAAATAATTACAACAATTTCACAAAATAATATTTTACCTTTGGGAAGCGGTTGTAATTTGAACTGTGTATTTTGCAGCAATAAGCAAAATCCAGATCAATTACAAACTTTTTCGCTTCCCTATTTGTCCGTCAAGAAGATCAAAGAACTACTGGATTTTTTGGATCCCACTAAAAAAATTATCATCGGAGAGTCTGCGACTAGAATTACTGAGGGTGAGCCCTTTGTTAATCCAGATATTCTTGAAATCTTGACATTGATTAGGAAAAAATTTAAGGACACTACTATCCAAATTACGACTAATGGTTCCTTTTTAGATCGGGATAAAATCGAATTTTTAAAGAGCTTAGAACCTCTGGAACTAAACATTTCGGTTAATGGTTTAAAAGCAGAGGATAGATACTATCTGATGGGCGATACTGGACAAGAGGACTTTAAGTTTATACTAGAACAGTTGGCAGTAAATAATATTGATTATCATGGAAGTACTGTTTGGATACCCCAGATCTTAGATGAGAATCAACTGGAAGATTTAATTACTCATTTAGAATTTTATGGGGCCAAGTCTTGTAGAGTTTTTATTCCGGGATACACCCGATTTTCTACTAAAAACTATCAAATTACTAGTAATATGGAACAGACAATGAAAAAAGCCCTATCTAAGATTAATCAAAAAGTAAATTACCCTGTTCTGATTGAACCTCCTGATATCACTGATTTGAACTGTATTGTTGAGGGAATAATCCCTGATAGTGCAGCTACCCATAGTGGTTTGATGACGGGTGATCAAATTTTGGCAGTAGATTCCGATCCAGTGGCTAGTAGAGTGGATGGTTTCAATAAACTGAAAGAAAGAGCTAATCCACAAGTAACAGTCTTGAGAGATGGTGTCAAATTTGATTGTGAAATTCCGAAAGTAGCTAAAGAACCTTCGGGTATAGCAGTTAACTTTGATATTAGTTGGGAAGTAATAGATAAAATCAACAAAGTAGCCCAAAAATACCCTAGAAATTCGGTTACAAAAATATTAGTCTCTGAATTGGGTTATAATCCTATTAAACTAGCTTTAAACCAATTAAACGAAGATTTAGCTAAAGAAGTCCAGATTGTAAAAAACTCTAGTTTTGGTGGCAATATTAGATGTGCAGGTTTGTTAACAGTTGCAGACTTTCGCAAAAAATTGAATAATTTACTGACAAAAGGTTACTCTAAGCACAAAGACATAGACATTAAACAGTTGATTCTACCTGCCAAACCCTTTGAAAATGGCTTAGACCTATTTGGTATGCATTATAAAGACTTAGAAAAGGAGTTTAATGTCACAGTTGATCTATTAACATAA
- a CDS encoding glycosyltransferase family 4 protein: MALCFFVFREIIHIGRDKRDNLKELKQLCIKGVQKNMKVLQVYRPVEGGIKRHLEILDQNLPNHNIIPVFCGPQDDMNSLNISDNYQLEITDGLNIQVLANNVYRLRNIVSKVKPDIIHSHGYKASAVVYGLSPFLRIPWISTLHGYKTWGRNITTKRTVFDLMSKQVLQRPQKVLCVSKALQKELHSIGMEEDKCKVVYNGIPISQYHQNVDDIFGGNYHRPNSKLITYIGRMMPDKGLDTFLTAIKILVDKYKSYIDSMNLQFVIAGDGPWRNYYEQMSWEWKIAPYITFLGYRKDISNILKQSYALCIPSRYEGQSITAVEAMASFCPVIASRTGGLQEILSHGETGLLIRRNDPLELAQKIILILKNKHLRRQLIFKAYYKALKNFSDKKMTSEIVETYNEVAKNVRV, encoded by the coding sequence ATGGCGTTATGTTTTTTTGTTTTCAGGGAAATAATACATATAGGTCGTGACAAACGTGATAATTTAAAAGAACTAAAACAATTATGTATAAAGGGTGTTCAGAAAAATATGAAGGTATTGCAAGTGTATCGCCCAGTTGAAGGTGGAATAAAAAGACATTTAGAAATTTTAGATCAGAATTTACCAAATCACAATATAATCCCTGTATTTTGTGGTCCTCAAGACGATATGAATAGTTTGAATATATCAGATAATTATCAGCTTGAAATTACCGATGGTTTGAATATACAAGTACTGGCTAATAATGTATATAGATTAAGGAACATTGTTTCCAAAGTCAAGCCAGATATTATTCATTCCCATGGATACAAAGCATCGGCTGTTGTCTATGGTCTTTCTCCCTTTTTAAGAATTCCATGGATCAGTACTTTACATGGATACAAAACCTGGGGAAGAAATATCACAACCAAAAGAACTGTATTTGATTTGATGTCAAAACAGGTACTGCAGCGGCCTCAAAAAGTTTTGTGCGTATCTAAAGCACTGCAAAAAGAACTGCATTCCATAGGTATGGAAGAGGATAAATGTAAAGTTGTCTATAATGGAATTCCCATTTCTCAGTATCATCAAAATGTTGATGACATTTTTGGTGGCAATTATCACAGGCCCAACAGTAAATTAATTACCTATATCGGTAGGATGATGCCGGATAAAGGTTTAGATACTTTTTTAACTGCTATAAAAATATTAGTTGATAAATACAAATCATATATTGATTCTATGAATTTACAATTTGTAATAGCTGGTGATGGCCCCTGGAGAAATTATTATGAGCAGATGTCTTGGGAATGGAAAATCGCACCTTATATAACTTTTTTAGGTTATCGCAAAGATATATCAAATATTTTAAAACAATCCTATGCTCTCTGTATTCCATCCAGGTATGAGGGCCAGTCAATTACAGCAGTAGAGGCCATGGCGTCATTTTGTCCTGTCATAGCTAGCAGAACTGGGGGGTTACAAGAAATACTGTCTCATGGTGAAACGGGCTTGTTAATTCGTCGAAATGACCCGCTAGAACTAGCTCAAAAAATTATTTTAATATTGAAAAATAAACATCTTAGAAGGCAATTAATTTTTAAAGCTTATTACAAAGCGTTGAAAAACTTTAGTGACAAAAAGATGACTTCAGAAATAGTTGAAACATACAATGAGGTGGCTAAAAATGTTAGGGTTTAA
- a CDS encoding O-antigen polymerase: MSFVNISHGEASEQNVYPKALDPERDLIIFMVPSFSMEKALELQLPELEKMASQGAMGLINTGVAESYHPSAAYLTLGTGARSTCDDELALALESQEKYQQATGKELYRRNLGASPAVKNGDLALIPRIPKLTEENDDLMHPVKTGGLGTKLRDEGIELKLWGNSDTDHPRRYSALVFMDQKGIIENADISQEQTLQQDSAHPFGVKSDISSYEETLEQSIQQGYEIQAYEFGDLERLTYYGDYMSQERKQELRLKYYNQINKALKSANEHLETHQIVLLNPAPTRENYFEGKRLTYMLIHPVSQQGTNLLTSDTTQRDGIIANMDFAPSILRKTGLETSSQFLGAPMEIIPENVSTNYLEDKYQSMLSTYQKRPALVQGFIFIKIFLMVLGIIAIFFSKNTIPKMDIWLLAIIISPLLFLILGGLSPIDLFPAALILILGSVGIVYLMRTKLGIIETMGLASLLVSGAVILDTFLGNSLLHASVLGHDPISGARYYGLGNEYMGILIGSTVLAIFSLGSAPKRTFSVFVLALILMLFIFSHPQLGANLGGVITTLGVLITISFIHYNEINLDKNKVNKLIIVVLGLLIIFGAIFVVINLRGDTVSHIGRTIDLVRGQGIGELYMVIVRKISMNISLIRYSVWSKVLLSFVGVLIFILLYKPGRQFDKLQHKNLQVIRALQGNVMGSIVAFVVNDSGVVAAATLLIFAVPPLLLINLPLPQGEVD; this comes from the coding sequence GTGTCCTTTGTTAATATAAGTCATGGTGAAGCAAGTGAACAAAATGTCTATCCAAAGGCCCTTGATCCTGAACGTGATCTCATAATTTTTATGGTACCTTCATTTTCTATGGAAAAGGCACTGGAATTACAACTTCCAGAGTTAGAGAAAATGGCTTCCCAAGGGGCTATGGGTTTAATCAATACTGGTGTTGCTGAAAGTTATCATCCTTCGGCGGCATATCTCACCTTAGGTACAGGGGCAAGATCTACATGTGATGATGAACTGGCCCTAGCTTTAGAATCACAGGAAAAATACCAGCAAGCAACGGGAAAAGAGTTGTATCGTAGAAATCTAGGCGCTTCACCAGCTGTAAAAAATGGGGATCTAGCACTAATACCTCGAATACCAAAACTGACAGAAGAAAACGATGATTTAATGCACCCTGTGAAAACAGGAGGATTAGGTACTAAGCTACGGGATGAAGGAATTGAGCTAAAACTATGGGGGAATTCTGATACGGACCATCCCAGGCGGTATAGTGCTCTGGTCTTTATGGATCAGAAGGGCATTATCGAAAATGCCGATATCTCCCAGGAACAAACTTTACAGCAAGATAGTGCTCATCCTTTTGGTGTGAAGTCTGATATTTCTAGCTATGAAGAAACTTTAGAACAAAGCATTCAACAGGGTTATGAAATTCAGGCTTATGAATTTGGAGATCTGGAAAGATTAACTTATTACGGGGATTACATGTCTCAGGAGAGAAAACAGGAATTACGACTTAAATATTATAATCAAATTAACAAGGCTTTGAAAAGCGCCAATGAACACTTAGAAACTCATCAGATTGTACTGTTAAATCCTGCACCTACTAGAGAAAACTATTTTGAAGGAAAACGCCTTACCTATATGTTAATTCATCCTGTTTCACAACAAGGTACAAACTTATTGACTTCTGATACAACTCAAAGAGATGGTATCATAGCTAATATGGATTTTGCTCCTTCTATTTTAAGAAAGACAGGTCTGGAAACTTCGTCCCAATTTTTAGGGGCTCCCATGGAGATAATTCCGGAAAACGTCTCAACAAATTATCTTGAGGATAAATATCAATCCATGTTGAGCACGTATCAGAAAAGACCAGCCTTGGTACAAGGGTTTATTTTTATAAAAATCTTTTTAATGGTGCTGGGGATTATAGCTATATTCTTCTCTAAAAACACGATTCCGAAAATGGATATTTGGTTGTTGGCAATAATTATAAGCCCGTTGTTATTTTTGATTTTGGGGGGACTGTCGCCCATTGATTTATTTCCAGCTGCACTGATTTTAATCCTGGGTTCTGTGGGAATAGTTTATCTCATGAGGACTAAATTGGGGATTATCGAAACTATGGGATTAGCTTCATTACTAGTGAGTGGGGCTGTAATTTTAGATACATTTTTAGGTAATTCCTTATTACATGCCTCTGTATTAGGGCATGACCCTATTTCAGGAGCCCGGTATTATGGACTCGGGAATGAGTATATGGGGATATTAATTGGTTCAACGGTACTGGCAATATTCAGTTTGGGCTCTGCTCCCAAGAGAACATTTAGTGTATTTGTTCTAGCCCTAATATTAATGTTATTTATATTTAGCCATCCACAATTAGGTGCGAACCTGGGTGGTGTTATAACTACTCTAGGAGTTTTAATTACTATATCATTTATCCACTATAATGAGATTAATCTTGATAAAAACAAAGTGAACAAGTTGATTATTGTTGTCCTTGGTTTGTTGATTATATTTGGGGCGATTTTTGTAGTGATTAATCTTAGAGGTGACACAGTCAGTCATATAGGGAGAACTATTGATTTAGTAAGGGGGCAAGGAATCGGAGAGTTGTACATGGTGATTGTTAGGAAAATTAGCATGAACATATCCTTAATTCGTTATTCTGTTTGGAGTAAGGTATTACTCTCCTTTGTTGGTGTGTTAATTTTTATTTTGTTATATAAACCAGGGCGACAGTTTGACAAGTTACAGCATAAAAATTTACAAGTTATTAGAGCTTTACAGGGAAATGTCATGGGAAGTATTGTAGCTTTTGTTGTCAATGATTCGGGTGTAGTTGCGGCGGCAACTTTATTAATATTCGCAGTTCCCCCATTACTACTGATAAATTTACCGCTCCCGCAAGGCGAAGTTGATTGA